The Tursiops truncatus isolate mTurTru1 chromosome 16, mTurTru1.mat.Y, whole genome shotgun sequence genome contains the following window.
ACAGAGAATCTCTACTGAGAGGAGCAGCGACTTTTGTTTGGCAGACAGAATTCATTTAAAGGATACAGGAAAGATACCCAGAAAAGTAGGTTGAGGACTAAATTGTGAAGTCATTAATAACAGAAGTCAGCCAACCTGGGCACTAAATCTGATAACCACAGAGTTTCCTCAGCATAAATCTCCCACTAGAATcgctttcagaaaatagaagtaaAGAATGGAAGCCCAGATGACTTAGTTCAGTTTCTTTGGTCTGTTACTTGTTCTTATAGAATCGGGATTATTTAATAGCCTCggttaaaaatagatttaagtGACCTAATAGGCATTCTGTGCTTCTGGTTCTCTTTCAGTGGGTGGTCTTCTGGCCTGAGGCTATTCCTTATCAGAGCCTAGGGCCGCTGGGCCCCTTCACTCAGTACTTGCTGGAGCATCATCACACCCTCCTGCACAGCTGGTAAGGAGAGCTGCAGAAATGGGGTGTGGACCCTGCAGCTCCAGTGTCCCCGTAGACCTGGAAGGCCCCTGGTGCCTTCTAAGAGTGGTGCTTGTTCACATGAAAGCACCTTTCTCTTGGGGGTTTCTGTGTTAGATTTCATCAGCAGAGAACCATCACCTTAAACTAGGCTGACTTTTGTTTCAGGTATTGGCTTGCGTGGCTGATTCACGTGGGAGAGTCCTTGTATGCCATTGTATTGTGCAAGTAAGTGTTTTTAATAGGTCTTTGTCGCTTTTCTCTTGGTATCTAATATAAGTTGAGAGTAGCCACATTTAAATAATTCATGCGCTTGTAGGCTGAGAACACTCTTAGGTAGAGTTGAATCCCCACACTGAATACTGAGCCTGTCTCAGTACCCGGAGGGAGTACTCAGTAAATAGTTAATGAATGGATTCATTTGTGTTAATGAGTCAATTATTTAGTCATTTAATTTAgatgatttttcctctttttttcaaaaGTCTCTGTATAGCCCCaactagaagaaaagattaaGAGGTTGCCTTCTAGTTTGAAAAAGAGCTGTATTGACCTAGCCCAATGATTCTCAGCCTAGTTTCACCActgaatcacctgaggagctttcTCAACATTCACTTCTCTGGTTTCCAGGCCCAGAGATCCTAACGTAGTAGCCTTGCTTCAGAGGTAGGAACATGTTATTGTTTCAAGGTCTGTAGGTGATTCTGGGATGCACTGCAGGCTAAAAGTCCTGCGACTAGACCCTACTCTACAGTTGCCAGTGCAGGATAATACAATGTGAGAGAACTGAAAAGGCTTTTCTTTACATTTAGACTTTATGTAAGCACACAGAAAGTATGGTGTAATGAAAGAGATGGTGATAGTAATGCCAGATTGCTTTGcaattgattatttttcttctggtcAAGATTAATTACCACCTCTGTTTTTGCGGTATTACTTCTAAAAGTGGAAAATAAGatactttattgttttaataataaaagtaatgaatACTTCTTGGGTACACACTATGCCAGACAAGTGCTAACTGATTTAAATAGATTATGTTCCTCCACCTTCTGGTTTATTAAACAAGCTGGACTTTgtaggagaggaggagaaagcagctttattttttcGCCCGTCTCCACTCCCCCAAGGATTACTGTCTGTCTCCCACCTTAGCCCTGGACGAAATCTGAAGCAGGTGCATAGATTTTCCAGTCACTATCTCATATTATCTGGTCAAGTCCAGTCTATTCATTAAAACTATGAACTTTTATCTAATTCAGAACATCTGTTCTCCTCCAGCTGGGGCTCAGCAGCCTGCTGGGGGGAAGAGGGGGTAGTTGATGTCTTCCCTCTCATTCCAGCTTTGTTCCCTGTTCACTAGCGACAGCTGCCTGTGGCCCCTTGGGGTGCTGGGAGCAGTTAGCGGAAGCAGAGCACAGTCTGCCTCGTGATCAGGCCGCTGGGTGCTGTGGTGGTTGCATACCCATTGTTGACTCTTTCTCTCCAAAGGAGCCTTGGTGGAGTTTTGAGAAACCGCCCATCACTAGGGATCTCCCTTCTGCAGTTCCCTTGATGGTTCCTTCAGACCTCAGTCAGTATGTCACTTGCAGTTTTCCCTTAGGATCTGTAATGGGAGTCGTGGTGGGGGGCAGTTTCCCTTTTATTGAGATCTCTTCTACCCTTTAGTTAGGCCTCTGGGGCGGGGTTGCTTTTAAGCTCACCCATGCCAGTGCCCTTCCACAAGACCTGTAAGGCTCACGATGACAGCTTCCTTATCCGTCCAGCAGGATAAATCTGCAAGTGCGTGCAGTTCCCTGGGCAGCCAAGTACCAGTAGTTAAATGTCTGAGTTAGATATTAAGCCTCCCTCGAATTACTGGGGACTCTTGCCAGGCTGAGTGGTTCCATTGAAGCTGTTCTTTGGGCTGACTTGGGATAGGAAGTGCCGCAGCACTAATACCTCCTTGTAACGGCCTCTTCAGGCTGTCAGTGAGAGCTTAGCTCGGAGGTGTGTGGTCCAGCCCTCCACATTATAGTGTTGGAGTACTTTACACCTATTTTGTTATCGTCATTTGGAGCCTCTAATGAAAACGAAAAGACTCAAATTGAAAATCCTGCTCTCAAGTTCTTTGATAGGCAGTGGGAGAAGAGGCATAGAGAGGTGAGGGCACTATTCTCACATTCCTGAAATCATTTCTTTATGGCCTAACGTGTTGCAGTGTATCATTGGTGACTGTAAACCAGAATGAATATTCCTTTTGACTTATGAACGAATACATTTAAGTGAAAGAATCATGAAGACATGTAGAACAATTGGAAGCCCTACCCCACATCCCACTatccagcaataaaaagaaattgatgaaTTCCATTTAATCAGACATAAGACTTGACTGAACATTCGACTTTATAGCCAccatatctatatacatatagatataaacTCTTGTATAACTTTTTTCTATTGTCATATATGCCTGTTTTCCTGTGTCTATACCTATAAATTTACCTCATTTCATTAGTAcatagtattctattatatagATGTGCCTTAATGTATTTAACAAATCCTCCTTCTGACAGACTTTTAAGCCTctagttttgggggtttttttttttgactattataaataatgctgcgtAAATGTGAATTTCTTGTACATCCTGGCtcactttcatatatatttcatttttctattgtttggTGGTAGAATGTATGAAGATAGTTGATTCTACTGACCTCACACCCAGTGACCTTGATACATTCATTTTTTAGTTCTAATAGTTCATCTGTTCATCTAATAGTTcatcattaataatttaaaagattcaTTTTTTCTAGGTACACAATTGTCTCtagaaataaagacagttttatttcttcctttcaattccgtataccttttatttatgttttttccctcGTTGCACTGGCTAGTACATCCAGTCCAGTGTCAACCAGAAGTGGTGACAGTAGGCATCCTGGCCTTGTTCCTAATCAAAGGGAAAGCTTTCAGCATTCTGCCTCGTGTTTTCTCTAGAGTTGTATAGACCTTCTCTGTCAGAATAAAGAAGTTCCCTTCTCCTTCTAAGTTTTCTGAGAACTTGTATTGAGAATGGATGTTgaaatttatcaaatgctttttctgcatttattaagatgatcgtgtaatttttctcctttaatctgttagtgtagaaaattatatatttttacatatattttttaaaattttgttttaaatgaaaaggcaTCCACATGAGACTTATTTATATACCGATGAGACTGTAGCAAACCATTCCCTTCATCTGGGCCATTTTCTTTTGAGCTTGGTGTTCAGCAGTTTCGTTTGAATGGCTGTATAAACAGGTATTTATTATTACCGTGTGCCAGGCCCTTTACTAATCACTTTGGATAACTTATCTCAAAAATCATCTCAAAACTTGGTGAGATAAATAccattattcctatttttcagaCGAAAAAACTGATTCTGAGAGagagtgatttgcccaaggtcaagctGGTAGTTGGCCAAGCTAGATTTACATCTGGTCCAAAACACTTGCTTTGAAGCCATCCCAGTGCTTTCTAACCCTATATGCTCATCAAAATCACGTGAGAAACAGTTTCATAATACCATGTCCTAGGCAGTAGCCAGATTGCTTCCCAGGGAAGAGTGTACCATTCTAAATGCACAAGAAAAACGAAAATCAATGAACTAAGCATTCAAGTTAGTAAGCTGGAGGAGAGCGCAAAATAAGCCCCATGAAAATAGATAGAAGGAAtacgtttttaaaaaactagaagacaataacattaaaattctggtggataaatttttctctttttttaggtCTAAAGGCATCACGAATAGTTGGACTCAACTCCTCTGGTTCCTGCAGACGTTCCTTTTTGGGATGGCATCTCTCTATTACTTGATTGATTACAGACCGAGACGCcataaacaaacttaaaaaagatatccaaaaaaaactgaatcactgtttttgtacacttgaaactaatataatattgtaaaccaactatacttcaattttaaaaaagagagaaaatatagcATATAAAGTTCCTAGGAGataaaaaagatgctcaaaagcTTTCTCCACACTGACATTCAGCCtcaccttttttggggggtgctGTGTTTACTTGATCTTTCTAGAAA
Protein-coding sequences here:
- the TMEM254 gene encoding transmembrane protein 254 isoform X2 codes for the protein MGKAGGDETYFQRSSLFWVTVITLSFGYYTWVVFWPEAIPYQSLGPLGPFTQYLLEHHHTLLHSWYWLAWLIHVGESLYAIVLCKSKGITNSWTQLLWFLQTFLFGMASLYYLIDYRPRRHKQT
- the TMEM254 gene encoding transmembrane protein 254 isoform X4: MVVAKANAGGAATSCFRTAKPLPSLVTVLGLGYFGWVVFWPEAIPYQSLGPLGPFTQYLLEHHHTLLHSWYWLAWLIHVGESLYAIVLCKSLGGVLRNRPSLGISLLQFP
- the TMEM254 gene encoding transmembrane protein 254 isoform X1 gives rise to the protein MVVAKANAGGAATSCFRTAKPLPSLVTVLGLGYFGWVVFWPEAIPYQSLGPLGPFTQYLLEHHHTLLHSWYWLAWLIHVGESLYAIVLCKSKGITNSWTQLLWFLQTFLFGMASLYYLIDYRPRRHKQT
- the TMEM254 gene encoding transmembrane protein 254 isoform X3 is translated as MVVAKANAGGAATSCFRTAKPLPSLVTVLGLGYFGWVVFWPEAIPYQSLGPLGPFTQYLLEHHHTLLHSWYWLAWLIHVGESLYAIVLCKHPHETYLYTDETVANHSLHLGHFLLSLVFSSFV
- the TMEM254 gene encoding transmembrane protein 254 isoform X6, whose protein sequence is MGKAGGDETYFQRSSLFWVTVITLSFGYYTVLACVADSRGRVLVCHCIVQEPWWSFEKPPITRDLPSAVPLMVPSDLSLKASRIVGLNSSGSCRRSFLGWHLSIT
- the TMEM254 gene encoding transmembrane protein 254 isoform X5, with the translated sequence MVVAKANAGGAATSCFRTAKPLPSLVTVLGLGYFGVLACVADSRGRVLVCHCIVQEPWWSFEKPPITRDLPSAVPLMVPSDLSLKASRIVGLNSSGSCRRSFLGWHLSIT